One stretch of Ananas comosus cultivar F153 linkage group 6, ASM154086v1, whole genome shotgun sequence DNA includes these proteins:
- the LOC109712098 gene encoding uncharacterized protein LOC109712098 — protein sequence MEENLIVNSTTLESVGTITDVDDVHEGQLYKTQADFKRALKAYTMKRGFEYAPTKCNDLKLTTRCRVADCPWRIKAHYLPGLTQWWVKKFISKHTYSRAIGDLSHRNCDEEFIAYFVMEQVVANEKYMPKMVQTKILRQHDVRISYWNAYRARERILQKIREDFEGSFAAFLSYMRELRMGTFLMDKFRGTLLTVLCIDENNYFLPLVWTVVDAHGYCIYHLSTNPPHATKNTPAWRRFWAATHAYTVAEFNEIIEKMNDLNPEQYKCVVKLPQHRGGYPLVPSKALFNAHFQLCQDDKQCYTTFKGHSNYIPSRGNTKENGVAITPTSMEVVDLSKMTCFCKRWDIDGIPYKHAIGAISCRLRDPYDFIDDWFKTTTYHVTYNDYVPPTRGKEHWPPIPNTVVPPRPPNVRIQSGRRKIARK from the exons ATGGAAGAAAACCTCATTGTGAACAGCACTACGCTGGAGTCAGTTGGAACCATCACAGATGTGGACGATGTCCACGAGGGCCAGCTCTACAAAACGCAAGCCGACTTCAAAAGAGCTCTCAAAGCTTACACAATGAAAAGAGGTTTCGAGTACGCCCCTACCAAATGCAACGACCTTAAGCTAACCACGAGATGTCGTGTCGCAGATTGCCCGTGGAGAATAAAGGCGCATTACCTACCAGGACTTACACAATGGTGGGTGAAGAAATTTATTTCGAAACACACTTATAGCCGAGCAATAGGGGATTTGAGCCACAGGAATTGCGATGAGGAGTTTATCGCATATTTTGTTATGGAGCAGGTCGTGGCGAACGAGAAATACATGCCAAAGATGGTTCAGACTAAGATTTTGCGCCAGCATGACGTCAGAATTTCTTACTGGAATGCCTACCGGGCCAGAGAAAGGATCCTTCAGAAGATCCGCGAAGATTTTGAGGGCTCGTTCGCTGCATTTTTGTCATACATGCGAGAGCTGAGGATGG GTACTTTCCTAATGGATAAGTTTAGAGGGACTCTGCTGACGGTTTTATGTATCGATGAAAATAACTATTTCCTGCCATTGGTGTGGACAGTTGTTGACG CTCATGGTTATTGCATATACCACCTGTCTACCAATCCCCCGCACGCGACAAAAAATACCCCTGCGTGGAGAAGATTTTGGGCGGCGACGCATGCTTACACTGTCGCGGAGTTCAACGAAATAATAGAGAAGATGAATGATTTGAACCCGGAACAGTACAAGTGTGTAGTCAAGCTTCCTCAGCATAGGGGGGGCTATCCATTGGTTCCTTCGAAGGCGTTATTCAATGCTCACTTCCAACTGTGCCAAGATGATAAACAGTGTTATACGACATTTAAAGGGCATTCCAATTACATACCTAGTAGAGGAAACACGAAAGAAAACGGCGTG GCAATCACACCAACCAGTATGGAGGTCGTGGATCTTTCTAAAATGACATGTTTCTGCAAGCGTTGGGACATTGATGGCATCCCATATAAGCACGCCATAGGAGCAATCTCATGTAGGCTGCGAGATCCATATGATTTTATCGATGACTGGTTCAAGACCACAACTTATCACGTAACCTACAACGACTACGTCCCTCCCACCAGAGGCAAAGAGCACTGGCCACCTATACCAAACACCGTTGTGCCGCCGCGGCCGCCAAACGTGCGCATACAATCGGGGAGAAGGAAGATTGCACGGAAGTAG